In Camelina sativa cultivar DH55 chromosome 16, Cs, whole genome shotgun sequence, a single window of DNA contains:
- the LOC104753207 gene encoding uncharacterized protein LOC104753207, producing MGIDEENKEAMITSKLQHILAAKSRRLQYMSSPLVNHVSASSHLSSSSPNPDDVSFSRASVPFSWEEEPGKPKHRIRHPSYSKCLDLPPRMLLPGDFTKMHLEEKHRRRLAGWKRWFRWKKESDDGEGYVAGKSRFVYQSDDEDEDDMKTYTRRTGGLHCFSYVTSCYFSEVPWKNNKLQKYCF from the exons ATGGGGATTGACGAAGAGAATAAGGAGGCGATGATCACATCGAAACTTCAACATATCTTAGCCGCGAAATCGAGAAGGCTACAGTACATGTCATCACCATTAGTAAACCACGTGTCAGCGTCGTCACACTTGTCGTCGTCGTCTCCGAACCCTGATGATGTCTCATTCTCTCGAGCTTCGGTTCCTTTCTCATGGGAAGAAGAACCTGGCAAGCCTAAACACCGTATTCGTCATCCTTCTTACTCCAAGTGTCTTGATTTGCCTCCGAGAATGCTCCTTCCTGGTGACTTTACCAAAATGCACCTGGAAGAGAAACATCGTCGCCGTCTCGCGGGGTGGAAACGATGGTTCCGGTGGAAGAAAGAGAGTGACGATGGTGAAGGTTATGTGGCCGGAAAGAGTAGATTTGTCTATCAAtcggatgatgaagatgaagatgatatgaAGACGTACACAAGAAGAACTGGAGGTCTCCACTGTTTCTCTTACGTCACTAGTTGTTACTTCTCG gaaGTTCCATGGAAGAACAATAAGCtacaaaaatattgcttttga
- the LOC104749146 gene encoding auxin response factor 18-like isoform X2 yields MASVESDDDFRTSLSRSYEDQLYTELWKACAGPLVEVPRAEERVFYFPQGHMEQLVASTNQGIKSEEIPKFIFPPKILCRVLNVTLKAGHETDEVYAQITLKPEEHQIEPTSLDPPLVEPAKQMFHSFVKILTASDTSTHGGFSVLRKHATECLPALDMTQATPTQELVTRDLHGFEWRFKHIFRGQPRRHLLTTGWSTFVSSKRLVAGDAFVFLRGENGDLRVGVRRLARHQSTMPTSVISSQSMHLGVLATASHAVGSKTMFVVFYKPRISQFIVGVNKYMEAIKHGFSLGTRFRMRFEGEESPERIFTGTIVGTGDLSSEWPASKWRSLQVQWDEPTTVQRPDKVSPWEIEPFLPTSPITTPAQQPQSKCKRSRPIEPSVITPAPPSFLYSFPQSQDPANASLQLFQDPSLERSSGGYSSNNSLIAETPPPPTSGCYRLFGFDLPSNPPAPIFSDKQLNDTYGTAKCQEPITPTSKNEQKKQQTSKSRTKVQMQGIAVGRAVDLTLLKSYDELIKELERMFEIQGQLRPRDKWVVVFTDDEGDMMLAGDDPWNEFCKMAKKIFIYSSDEVKKMTTKRKLSSSLENEE; encoded by the exons GGTCTTATGAGGATCAACTATACACAGAGCTATGGAAAGCTTGTGCAGGTCCATTAGTTGAAGTTCCTCGTGCTGAAGAACGAGTTTTCTACTTCCCTCAGGGTCACATGGAACAA cttGTGGCTTCTACTAATCAGGGAATCAAATCAGAAGAAATTCCTAAATTTATATTTCCTCCAAAGATACTTTGTCGAGTTCTTAATGTCACATTGAAGGCGGGGCATGAGACTGATGAAGTTTACGCTCAGATCACATTAAAACCAGAGGAACAT CAAATTGAACCCACAAGTCTTGATCCACCTCTGGTTGAACCAGCTAAGCAAATGTTCCATTcgtttgttaagattttaacgGCTTCAGATACAAGCACTCATGGTGGATTCTCTGTTCTTCGTAAACACGCCACTGAATGCTTGCCTGCCTTG GATATGACTCAAGCTACTCCTACTCAAGAACTTGTGACTAGAGATCTTCATGGCTTTGAGTGGAGGTTTAAGCATATTTTCAGAG GACAACCTAGGAGACATTTGCTTACAACGGGTTGGAGTACATTTGTATCCTCGAAAAGACTTGTAGCTGGAGATGCGTTCGTGTTCTTGAG GGGTGAGAATGGAGATTTACGGGTTGGAGTGAGGCGATTAGCTCGACATCAAAGCACGATGCCTACTTCGGTTATCTCAAGTCAGAGCATGCATTTGGGAGTTCTTGCTACAGCTTCTCATGCTGTGGGTTCAAAAACAATGTTTGTTGTGTTTTACAAGCCTAG GATAAGCCAATTCATAGTTGGTGTGAACAAGTATATGGAAGCTATAAAGCATGGCTTTTCTCTTGGTACACGATTCAGAATGAGATTTGAAGGAGAAGAGTCTCCTGAGAGAAT ATTTACAGGTACGATTGTGGGAACTGGTGATCTATCTTCAGAGTGGCCAGCTTCTAAATGGAGGTCATTGCAG GTGCAATGGGATGAGCCAACAACAGTTCAGAGACCAGACAAAGTCTCACCATGGGAGATCGAGCCTTTCTTGCCAACATCCCCAATTACAACCCCTGCTCAACAACCACAATCGAAATGCAAGAGGTCAAGACCCATCGAGCCATCGGTTATAACACCAGCTCCACCTAGTTTCTTGTACAGCTTCCCTCAGAGCCAAGATCCTGCCAATGCATCCCTTCAACTGTTCCAAGATCCATCACTTGAGAGAAGTTCAGGTGGATACTCCTCGAACAACAGCCTCATAGCCgagactcctcctcctccaacgaGTGGTTGCTATAGGTTGTTTGGATTTGATCTCCCAAGCAATCCCCCTGCTCCAATCTTTTCAGACAAACAACTAAACGATACTTATGGAACTGCCAAGTGTCAAGAACCCATCACTCCAACCTCAAAGAACGAGCAGAAGAAGCAGCAAACATCCAAAAGTCGAACTAAA GTGCAAATGCAAGGGATTGCGGTTGGCCGTGCGGTTGATTTAACGCTGTTGAAGTCATACGATGAATTGATAAAGGAGCTTGAGAGGATGTTTGAGATTCAAGGACAGCTTCGTCCTCGAGACAAATGGGTCGTTGTCTTCACAGATGATGAAGGTGATATGATGCTTGCTGGAGATGATCCATGGAA TGAGTTTTGCAAGATGGCCAagaagatatttatatattccaGCGATGAAGTTAAGAAGATGACAACAAAACGGAAGCTTTCTTCGTCGTTAGAGAATGAAGAATGA
- the LOC104749146 gene encoding auxin response factor 18-like isoform X1: protein MASVESDDDFRTSLSRSYEDQLYTELWKACAGPLVEVPRAEERVFYFPQGHMEQLVASTNQGIKSEEIPKFIFPPKILCRVLNVTLKAGHETDEVYAQITLKPEEHQIEPTSLDPPLVEPAKQMFHSFVKILTASDTSTHGGFSVLRKHATECLPALDMTQATPTQELVTRDLHGFEWRFKHIFRGQPRRHLLTTGWSTFVSSKRLVAGDAFVFLRGENGDLRVGVRRLARHQSTMPTSVISSQSMHLGVLATASHAVGSKTMFVVFYKPRISQFIVGVNKYMEAIKHGFSLGTRFRMRFEGEESPERMYVLISSDHSFTVFFDSEIWSVFRFTGTIVGTGDLSSEWPASKWRSLQVQWDEPTTVQRPDKVSPWEIEPFLPTSPITTPAQQPQSKCKRSRPIEPSVITPAPPSFLYSFPQSQDPANASLQLFQDPSLERSSGGYSSNNSLIAETPPPPTSGCYRLFGFDLPSNPPAPIFSDKQLNDTYGTAKCQEPITPTSKNEQKKQQTSKSRTKVQMQGIAVGRAVDLTLLKSYDELIKELERMFEIQGQLRPRDKWVVVFTDDEGDMMLAGDDPWNEFCKMAKKIFIYSSDEVKKMTTKRKLSSSLENEE from the exons GGTCTTATGAGGATCAACTATACACAGAGCTATGGAAAGCTTGTGCAGGTCCATTAGTTGAAGTTCCTCGTGCTGAAGAACGAGTTTTCTACTTCCCTCAGGGTCACATGGAACAA cttGTGGCTTCTACTAATCAGGGAATCAAATCAGAAGAAATTCCTAAATTTATATTTCCTCCAAAGATACTTTGTCGAGTTCTTAATGTCACATTGAAGGCGGGGCATGAGACTGATGAAGTTTACGCTCAGATCACATTAAAACCAGAGGAACAT CAAATTGAACCCACAAGTCTTGATCCACCTCTGGTTGAACCAGCTAAGCAAATGTTCCATTcgtttgttaagattttaacgGCTTCAGATACAAGCACTCATGGTGGATTCTCTGTTCTTCGTAAACACGCCACTGAATGCTTGCCTGCCTTG GATATGACTCAAGCTACTCCTACTCAAGAACTTGTGACTAGAGATCTTCATGGCTTTGAGTGGAGGTTTAAGCATATTTTCAGAG GACAACCTAGGAGACATTTGCTTACAACGGGTTGGAGTACATTTGTATCCTCGAAAAGACTTGTAGCTGGAGATGCGTTCGTGTTCTTGAG GGGTGAGAATGGAGATTTACGGGTTGGAGTGAGGCGATTAGCTCGACATCAAAGCACGATGCCTACTTCGGTTATCTCAAGTCAGAGCATGCATTTGGGAGTTCTTGCTACAGCTTCTCATGCTGTGGGTTCAAAAACAATGTTTGTTGTGTTTTACAAGCCTAG GATAAGCCAATTCATAGTTGGTGTGAACAAGTATATGGAAGCTATAAAGCATGGCTTTTCTCTTGGTACACGATTCAGAATGAGATTTGAAGGAGAAGAGTCTCCTGAGAGAATGTATGTACTCATTTCTTCTGATCATTCTTTTACAGTGTTCTTTGATTCTGAAATCTGGAGCGTCTTCAGATTTACAGGTACGATTGTGGGAACTGGTGATCTATCTTCAGAGTGGCCAGCTTCTAAATGGAGGTCATTGCAG GTGCAATGGGATGAGCCAACAACAGTTCAGAGACCAGACAAAGTCTCACCATGGGAGATCGAGCCTTTCTTGCCAACATCCCCAATTACAACCCCTGCTCAACAACCACAATCGAAATGCAAGAGGTCAAGACCCATCGAGCCATCGGTTATAACACCAGCTCCACCTAGTTTCTTGTACAGCTTCCCTCAGAGCCAAGATCCTGCCAATGCATCCCTTCAACTGTTCCAAGATCCATCACTTGAGAGAAGTTCAGGTGGATACTCCTCGAACAACAGCCTCATAGCCgagactcctcctcctccaacgaGTGGTTGCTATAGGTTGTTTGGATTTGATCTCCCAAGCAATCCCCCTGCTCCAATCTTTTCAGACAAACAACTAAACGATACTTATGGAACTGCCAAGTGTCAAGAACCCATCACTCCAACCTCAAAGAACGAGCAGAAGAAGCAGCAAACATCCAAAAGTCGAACTAAA GTGCAAATGCAAGGGATTGCGGTTGGCCGTGCGGTTGATTTAACGCTGTTGAAGTCATACGATGAATTGATAAAGGAGCTTGAGAGGATGTTTGAGATTCAAGGACAGCTTCGTCCTCGAGACAAATGGGTCGTTGTCTTCACAGATGATGAAGGTGATATGATGCTTGCTGGAGATGATCCATGGAA TGAGTTTTGCAAGATGGCCAagaagatatttatatattccaGCGATGAAGTTAAGAAGATGACAACAAAACGGAAGCTTTCTTCGTCGTTAGAGAATGAAGAATGA